tggagaatatcctcaagaCAGTCATGAGTTATAGACACGCATGTaatggttaccgaggacactcatgtgcaagatgatgaaatggaaataaaaaaaaaatgtgagtttaataacataaataaataaaacgaagtaaaactctccgcctgagggcttactgagtaaggtgagtgtcctgataagtatcaattgcaGCCTCATCCAAGTTAATCaagtaaggttacaaacgatattagagtagaggggagttacatgtatgggcatgtaatctcccctatccttgagAACTTTCGctgttaaatatgggttgcatgtgaatgagttgaaaaatggaattaaaacttataaaagcttgtgttatatgattatgagtataactggtatatttttctcagattgtgttatcactgaaatgagaatattataatataacgAAACTCTTACTGTtatacactataaataatttattatgtcttactgagatatgtctcattcaaatatttaatattttaggaaatcatGACAAACGAggagatagagctctgagatagaggggagcctACACCCTAatagatagggtgagtgttttgagctaggaaTGAATGTTACCCCCTAGGGTGTTTTGCTGTTTTGGAaatgtgttagacatgtataaatatatggatgtatagtattctgggtatttgtattttggatggtttgtaattattgacttccgctattagggttgtttatataagtttgattgattttatatatatatatatatatatatatatatatatatatatgaatgtatagtactctgggtatttgtattttggatggtTTGTAATTATTGACTTTCGCtattaggattgtttatataagtttgactgattaATCGGTACCTGTTTCGGGTCGAGTTATGCTGATACGGTATCAGAGAGTCTGACATGGCCGATGTTTGAGTAttattgatttaatatatataatggtatgaaaatcggggcatcacaattTGGGTCAACATCCACCCCTAGTAGACCTACCCTTATGGGTAGAAGAAATATAAGCCTCACATACTAAAAGGTTGTAAGGCTACCCATATTGGTGAACATTGTTAAGTAAGAATGAAGGTGCAAACAATAACACGGGAAGAGAGTAAGTGGGTTCACTATGGACATAAATGAACATTTGGCCTAACAAAAGACAAAAATGTAAAAGGAGAAACTGTAGTCAGAGTTAAAGAAtggagaaggaaaaaaaatgcGAACAATGGGAAATTTTATTAAAATCGGatgataatttgaaaaataaaatgaagcaAGAGTATATGCAACTAGCAAGGAATTGAATTCCAATGGTTTTAAGAGCTACAATATATCTTAGGATCAAAGCAAAAGTTAACCATGGTTCTCACAAAAGTAATCATTGCCTAGTTACTATAAAAGGTGTTACAATCTAGGGAAATGGGCATAATGGCTCCCACGCTCATATGGTAATAACTTATTAGCCACATTCAATAATGGACCTtgtctatcctagttagggaattATGTGGGCACCTTTATTATACTAAAGTGGGAGATAGAGAACCAAGTAAGTACCTTTTCAAAACACTAATTTAATAGCTCTCTCACGCTCTTCTTTTGAATTCCCCACTAACATAAGCATACGAGGGTTTTCTTGGAGCCCTGCTTTGGTGACTTCAATCGCTCTTTGATCAATAATTCCCTTTTTAGGTAAAAGTTGTAACCTATTTAGGATAGCTAGTAAATTGGATCATCAATCATTGATACGCCTCGCTATTTGCATCAACAATTACcatattaataaattttaatatgtaaatgttaaaattaaaaccTTTCATCACAATTTAAATACCTAAAAATAGACATCATTTGTTAATACATGTTGCTATAAAAGGATGAGGAGGGATTCGAAATATCAGATGAGCTATCTCTTTGTAAGTCACATGTAATAACTCTTTTCTCAAAAGGAATTATAAAAAGTCAAACTAGTTTCTTATCCATAGTAGTCTAGATTTTGTGCAGACATAATGCCCAAACTGCAATATTTTTTAGAAGTTGGGGATTTTTAACATAATAGTTTACACTATAATGCATTTGtaatttttgaatataatatCTATTTTAATATAATTAGAATGACGGGAAAACTTTTGATTAGGAGTACTAAGTGGTTACTATTGTCCAATTTAGAATTAAGGAAATTTTAATGCGTATGATGCATACATTTCTATATGGTCATACCAAATTCTTGAACTAAGCCTATCACAGCATTTGATCAAAATAATTTGAATACGTATATAAAAGTTTGAACTTATGCCGGTTTGGGAGAGTATTTAATTAATGGAAGCGTACCTGACATATGAACATCTGGATCCCACCTTCCATGAATAGAAATCTCCTACCGTAACGGTCAACTATAACTGTAGACACCAAGATGGATGCGAGATTGACGAGCCCAAGTATGATAGCCGCTATGAGAGCCGAGTCACTGCCAAACCCTACCGACTGAAATAGGACTGGCGCATAGAATGCGATTATGTTTATCCCAGTTAGCTGTTGGAAGAACGGTATGGCAATGGCCATCACCAGATGGGGCCTGTATTGCTTCTCAAATATGGTCACAAATGGCTCCTGCCTTGCAGCTTTTGCAGCTTCGCTTGACTTGATGAGCTCGGCCAGCTCTGCTTCCACGGTCGATTCAGTTCCTCGCGCTTTGCAGAGAGATTTGCGGGCTTGAGCCAACTTGCCACGCTCCACGAGGCTGCTCGGCGTGTCGGAGATCAGGGCAGCACCCACTGTCATTATGGCTGCCGGCACCACTGCAAGGCCGAGGGAGAGGCGCCAACCCCAGCGGATCCGTGCCGCGCCGTAGTTTATGCAATTGGCGGCAACCACCCCGATGCCAATGAAGAATTGGAAGCCTGTGTTGAACGCGCCACGCCACTTGGGCGGTGCCATTTCGGAGAGGTAGACGGGAGTTGCCTTCATTCAAAAATTTTGAAGTCAGCCATGAGAAGACATTCTGAAAGCTAATTAGATCATGAGACTTCTACCTTATTGGGCCTCAGAGAAAGAAGATGAATACGATAAAGGTTGAAGTTAAATTGTGCAATAAACCCAATCCAATTTTTCTGCAAGGGGTGCCATTGATGTTGGTTACCTGATTGGTGAAGCCAACCCCGAATCCAAGGAAAACACGACCCAAGATGAGCATGAAAACATTTTGAGCAGCTGCATTGATGGCAGCACCCAGGAGGAAGGTGCAACCACCGAGCACCATAATGTTTCTACGACCCATAGTAGAAGTGAGGCGGCCAGCCACCAGAGATGCAGCTAGCCCTGCTATATATAGTGAAGATGTGAATGCAGTCAACACCTGACTATCATATCTGCAGTATATGTTTGTTTTCTCCCCTTCCTCTTTTCTTAGTATGGAGGGGAAGAACTTCTCAAGAAATGGTTTCATTGTTGTCACGCCACCTGTATCATTAATTATTTATcataatattgaaaattaaaattgttaACAAATATAGGCACACAAACATTAACTATTAATCAAGGGAAAAGAGGaactatttttcaattaaaatagTTCTTCTTTGTTtacagccaaaaaaaaaaatccctcaaTTCTACGAGTGAATATTTAATGGAAACTGCATGTTACAAACAATTAGAAATATATAATTATTCCAATAAAATAATTTACGACATTAAAAGCTGCGATCAAAATctattcataaaaaataaaaataaaaatcgatTCAATACATTTCTTATGGACCCACACATGCTATATTGGATTTGAATCAAATTTCAGATCAATCTATATTGATTGACGTATTTGGTAAATTTACCAAGGACTATAGTCATAGTGATCCTACTATTCAACTACTTCAACTATTTCCGAACACCTCGTAGTGTTTTCAGAACATtcgagtttaaaatatttttataatttctaCTTTTTCTCCATAACTTTCATTCTACTTAAGAAAGAAAAGCATTATATTTGATTTGTAGAGTGGAATGTATATTAGTTGGAGCAAGAAATGAATACAATTGATGTAAGAGTAGAATAATGTAGGAATGAAATCGGTGATAAAATATAGTTAATTTTATAATGAGTTGAAGTGTGTGTTTTCAATTCATTATTATTCTACTGCTGAAAGTGTTTGGATTATGCAGATTTTACTATTTTGcattttaaaacataataataataataataataataataataataaaggtatAGTATTTTTGTTACGTCTcaaaatttataataaataatataataaatttttttgttgtttttgtacTAGTAATGTTTAATTTGAATACCTTGCAAgatttgttttgttgttgttgttatatttcttatttctcttcttctttattattattgtcattgatagtgaaattagtttatattgctttttaaaaatttgtagTTTAATAAGAGAGCAACACCGCTTTATAggcttgtgactttggtgaccccatAGTCACAGGTTTGATTTCTCATTAAGAGTTTATCCCAGTGAATTACTAAATGTGCGTCAATGAGCGGGCGACTATCATGTCTAAAGTGGCACGATGATGATTTGAATCCCGAggttatcaaaaaaataaataaattatttaaattaaattttaaaaaaaaaaaaagccaagaaTGGGATACTGCTTCTTACTAGTAAAGATTAGAATTGGATTGtgttgaatgaagaaatgagCATTTTTAGTCGAAATGAGATTATATTTTTGTTCATGTAAGCCAAATATTAGCATTTTTATTTATTGCTctcatttataaaaattataaaataattctctattttatttataaataaaaaataataaaccaattagttttaaattttaaaagaaaaactgAGAGCTGCGGGGGCTAGCATGCGTACAACAAGACTCATGCTGTAAAATGAATATGTCGTATCCATAGTTGACATTTGTCAGGGGGTtgtcctaaaaaaaaattaaagaatcttAAGGCTATATAGGCAAATATTTCATTGTTCATCATGAATTATGGCCAAATGCGAGGGAGTGGGCTCCACTGCTTTCTCTAGCAGTCAAAACTGCAGCAGTGTTGAAGCAGCTAGAGCTACCTACCCTTCCTCTCTCCACCGGCCACCGGCCATGCCTCCCGTTTATTTCACCTTTCATTTGCAGAATTACAGTTTCTTCATGAAATCATCGCATTAACTACTTAATTAATTGCACAGTTTCTTCAAAATAACTGAGAAATAACACATACgtattcaatatttt
The sequence above is a segment of the Malania oleifera isolate guangnan ecotype guangnan chromosome 8, ASM2987363v1, whole genome shotgun sequence genome. Coding sequences within it:
- the LOC131161935 gene encoding sugar transport protein 5 isoform X2 is translated as MAGGVVAVEGGTGDFGGSITASVVVTCIVAASGGLIFGYDIGISGGVTTMKPFLEKFFPSILRKEEGEKTNIYCRYDSQVLTAFTSSLYIAGLAASLVAGRLTSTMGRRNIMVLGGCTFLLGAAINAAAQNVFMLILGRVFLGFGVGFTNQATPVYLSEMAPPKWRGAFNTGFQFFIGIGVVAANCINYGAARIRWGWRLSLGLAVVPAAIMTVGAALISDTPSSLVERGKLAQARKSLCKARGTESTVEAELAELIKSSEAAKAARQEPFVTIFEKQYRPHLVMAIAIPFFQQLTGINIIAFYAPVLFQSVGFGSDSALIAAIILGLVNLASILVSTVIVDRYGRRFLFMEGGIQMFICQWHAC
- the LOC131161935 gene encoding sugar transport protein 5 isoform X1, translating into MAGGVVAVEGGTGDFGGSITASVVVTCIVAASGGLIFGYDIGISGGVTTMKPFLEKFFPSILRKEEGEKTNIYCRYDSQVLTAFTSSLYIAGLAASLVAGRLTSTMGRRNIMVLGGCTFLLGAAINAAAQNVFMLILGRVFLGFGVGFTNQATPVYLSEMAPPKWRGAFNTGFQFFIGIGVVAANCINYGAARIRWGWRLSLGLAVVPAAIMTVGAALISDTPSSLVERGKLAQARKSLCKARGTESTVEAELAELIKSSEAAKAARQEPFVTIFEKQYRPHLVMAIAIPFFQQLTGINIIAFYAPVLFQSVGFGSDSALIAAIILGLVNLASILVSTVIVDRYGRRFLFMEGGIQMFICQIAVACVLGMTTGVSGTEAISKGYAVLVLVLMCAYAAGFGWSWGPLSWLIPSEIFPMKIRPTGQSISVAVNFATTFVLSQTFLTMLCHFKYGTFLFYAAWITAMTIFVFIFLPETKGVPLDSMYLVWEEHWFWRRFVQVCQ